The nucleotide sequence AGGCAAGCAAAGGCTCCATCAGCACAATGACTCGCCTGTTGCTTCAGCTCAGGTTGATCGAGCGCATCAGCCTGCCGGGGCAACGGCGAGACTACTTTCGCATTAAGCCCCATGCCTGGACTGAGTTAACCCGGCAGCGGATGACCCAGATTACCCTGTTTCGTCAACTGGCTGAACGGGGGCTGGAAATCCTGCCAGACAAAGATCCGCTACTGCGCCAGCGGTTAGAGGAAATGCGCGATATGCATGCTTTCCTGGAACAGGAGTTACCCTCAATGCTTGAGCGCTGGGAGCAGCGGCGATCCCTCCACCTGGAGGAAGGCGGTCAGTAAATGGTTTGCCAGACTGGTGGTCTGTTGGCTGTGTAGAGGTTTTACGTTTCTCAGCCTGCTTTGTTAGCCCTGAATTTTAATTCTGAATTCTAGTTCTGAATCCTATGCAACTTCCTCTGATTAAAACAGTGACCCAAAAGACCACGCCCTGGATGCTTGGGCTGGTAGCAGCGGGGCTGGTTGGGGTTTCTGCCACAGCTATTGTGGCTGTCCGAAATGCGCCCAGGCAGGACATCAGTGATCTGACGGTGCCTGCCCAAACTAAAACCGTGACAATGCGGATCACTGCCAGTGGGGAAGTGGTACCTGTGAGGCGGCTGAACCTCAATCCCAAAGCAGTGGGTCGCCTGGATGCATTGCTGGTCGAGCAGGGCGATCGCGTCCAGGAAGGGCAAATCATTGCTCGCATGGATAGTAGTGAACTGGTTGCCCAGCGCGACCAGGCCCAGGCTGAGCTGGCAAGAGCAGAGGCCAATCTGGAAATGCTGCGGGCTGGCAATCGGCCTGAAGCGATTGGACAGGCGCGTGCTTCCGTTGACCAGGCTCAGGCGGAGGTGAGGGCTGCCCAGACCCGTTTAGACCTGGCGCGGGAACGACTGAATCGCAACCAGATGCTGGCAGCGAGTGGGGCAATCTCCCGCGATCGCCTGGATGAAGTGGTCAACGAAGAACGCAGTGCCCAGGCAAATCTGGAACAGGCTCAGGCACGCCTGAACAATGCCCGCCAGCAGTTAAGCTTGCAGCAGAGCGGCTATCGAGTTGAGGAAATCGATCAGGCGGCGGCCCAGGTGGCTTCCGCCCGAGCCAGATTGAATGAAGTCAGCAGTCGCTTAAATGACACCATCATTCGAGCACCCTTTGCCGGGGTCATTACCCAGAGAAATGCCACAGAAGGGGATTTTGTCACCCCCACCAGTTTCGCTTCCAGTACATCGGCAGCGACCTCTATTGTTACCCTGGCAAACGACCTG is from Leptothermofonsia sichuanensis E412 and encodes:
- a CDS encoding GbsR/MarR family transcriptional regulator; translated protein: MGTLTNTDIDALKASPDQLRQMHFVEDVGLSFEMVGLPRMAGRIFGWLLISNPPHQSPRQLATVLQASKGSISTMTRLLLQLRLIERISLPGQRRDYFRIKPHAWTELTRQRMTQITLFRQLAERGLEILPDKDPLLRQRLEEMRDMHAFLEQELPSMLERWEQRRSLHLEEGGQ
- a CDS encoding efflux RND transporter periplasmic adaptor subunit, with the translated sequence MQLPLIKTVTQKTTPWMLGLVAAGLVGVSATAIVAVRNAPRQDISDLTVPAQTKTVTMRITASGEVVPVRRLNLNPKAVGRLDALLVEQGDRVQEGQIIARMDSSELVAQRDQAQAELARAEANLEMLRAGNRPEAIGQARASVDQAQAEVRAAQTRLDLARERLNRNQMLAASGAISRDRLDEVVNEERSAQANLEQAQARLNNARQQLSLQQSGYRVEEIDQAAAQVASARARLNEVSSRLNDTIIRAPFAGVITQRNATEGDFVTPTSFASSTSAATSIVTLANDLEILAKVPEVDIGQIKPGQPVEIRVDAYPKQVFKGVVRLVSPEAKEDPTQRGVITFEVRVRVTTGKDKLRSGMTTDLAFLGSQLDQALMVPSVAIVTDRGQSGVLVPDRNNRPRFQPVTTGTMIGNETQILDGIQPGDPVFVELPEGVRLENITKGVR